One Lepidochelys kempii isolate rLepKem1 chromosome 12, rLepKem1.hap2, whole genome shotgun sequence genomic region harbors:
- the FOXF1 gene encoding forkhead box protein F1, giving the protein MTAEVPQAPSSQPPPPAALGGCSLMSSALEKPQQQPGSAMESASSAAGSTPAGGGKAKKSNAGIRRPEKPPYSYIALIVMAIQSSPSKRLTLSEIYQFLQSRFPFFRGSYQGWKNSVRHNLSLNECFIKLPKGLGRPGKGHYWTIDPASEFMFEEGSFRRRPRGFRRKCQALKPMYTMMNSLGFNHLSPESYGFQGAAGGLSCGPSSLALDGGLGMMNGHLPGNVDSMGLAGHSVPHLPANGGHSYMGSCTGSSGGDYPHHESSVPASPLLASGGVMEPHSVYSSSASPWAPPASAALNSGAPYIKQQSLSPCNPAANPLSSGLSTHSLDQSYLHQNSHNAAELQGIPRYHSQSPSMCDRKEFVFSFNAMASSSMHSAGSGSYYHQQVTYQDIKPCVM; this is encoded by the exons ATGACTGCAGAGGTGCCGCAGGCTCCTtcctctcagccccctcctcccgCGGCGCTCGGCGGCTGCAGCCTCATGTCCTCGGCGCTGGAGAAGCCGCAGCAGCAGCCGGGCTCGGCCATGGAGTCCGCCTCCTCCGCCGCCGGCAGCACCCCGGCGGGCGGCGGCAAAGCCAAGAAGAGCAACGCCGGGATCCGGCGGCCGGAGAAGCCCCCCTACTCCTACATCGCCCTGATCGTCATGGCCATCCAGAGCTCGCCGTCCAAGCGCCTGACGCTGAGCGAGATCTACCAGTTCCTGCAGAGCCGCTTCCCCTTCTTCCGCGGCTCCTACCAGGGCTGGAAGAACTCGGTGCGCCACAACCTCTCGCTCAATGAGTGCTTCATCAAGCTGCCCAAGGGGCTGGGCCGCCCGGGCAAGGGCCACTACTGGACCATCGACCCGGCCAGCGAGTTCATGTTCGAGGAAGGCTCCTTCCGCAGGAGACCCCGCGGCTTCAGGAGGAAATGCCAAGCCCTCAAGCCCATGTACACCATGATGAACAGCCTGGGCTTCAACCACCTCTCCCCGGAGAGCTACGGCTTCCAGGGCGCGGCCGGGGGCCTCTCCTGCGGCCCCAGCAGCCTGGCCCTGGACGGGGGCCTGGGCATGATGAACGGGCACTTGCCCGGCAACGTGGACAGCATGGGCCTGGCGGGACACTCCGTGCCCCACCTACCCGCCAACGGCGGGCACTCCTACATGGGCAGCTGCACCGGCTCCTCCGGGGGCGACTACCCGCACCACGAGAGCTCCGTGCCGGCCTCCCCGCTGCTGGCCAGCGGCGGGGTGATGGAGCCCCACTCGGTCTACTCCAGCTCGGCCTCGCCGTGGGCCCCGCCGGCCTCGGCCGCCCTCAACAGCGGGGCGCCCTACATCAAGCAGCAGTCCTTGTCCCCCTGCAACCCCGCGGCCAACCCGCTCTCCTCCGGCCTCTCCACGCACTCGCTGGACCAGTCCTACCTTCACCAGAACAGCCACAACGCCGCAGAGCTGCAAG GAATCCCGCGGTATCATTCCCAGTCTCCAAGCATGTGTGACAGGAAAGAATTCGTCTTCTCTTTCAACGCAATGGCCTCTTCCTCGATGCATTCAGCAGGGAGTGGATCTTACTATCATCAGCAAGTGACATACCAAGACATCAAGCCCTGTGTTATGTGA